In Bactrocera neohumeralis isolate Rockhampton chromosome 5, APGP_CSIRO_Bneo_wtdbg2-racon-allhic-juicebox.fasta_v2, whole genome shotgun sequence, the genomic window TAGTTCAAATGCACTCAGTAAAACTATGTGACaaagataaataattattattttttcatatttttattaattatacatTTGCATGTCTCCAAAGAAATTTATATCTTCATCTAGCTAatgatattattaaatataattgttattgttatgtaaATGTTACCCTTTTATTCAATTCGATACTTTAGTTTCTTACCGAacacaaattgaaaaatataatgaaatggaAATAAAGTTTCATTCCGGATATTCAAATACGTTTTGTTCTTTCACATTATCATGATCTAATAGCTATTAATTTATATCACATAAATGAATATTGAATACgttatttttaagcttttaattatattttcaatgtcaattttcatttaatttttaatgttatttttcataacatttgtgtatgtgtaataAATACATACGCTGAACACATCATAAAAAAGACGGTATTGCTAATGTCATGTTTCCATTGCGAGAGATGAATGTCAGCAACAATATGCAATATCCGTGAATACGTAAAGTGTAACGTAATTTTAGGATGTTTTGCGGTCGTTTTATGTAATCTataatagtttttgaattttcggaCTTGTTGAAAGCTTTAATAATATCGATAAAAAGAACATTTCAGCAATATTTGAATATCATTTTCCAAATGGGATCTAAGCTAACTCTGTCAAATTTCACTCAATCAATTTACACACGTTATGATATATCGTCATTAAGcctttttacattttctatttattatattattttagctACGTTATTTAAACATAAGCAAGCTGCGAGTTATAACTGAAATATCTATAGCTTATTAATAATGTAATAGCAAAGATCTTTTGCCTTTATTAACTGTATGTAACGCATTTTAGAAACGCGTAGGTTATTCTTCTTTGCTTCGCAAATTCTTCgagatattttatatattttaaattagacTTGAACATTGTTCATAATATACgtattttgttacatttttataccgaccaaacaattaattatatttgcCCTACCAATTCTTGTATACTTCTTAATAACTCTTCCATATTTCACAATAAATCTCGATGGAATACCCATGTATGTTTTGTATGCGCAAATTTATGTGACAGCCATTGCGATTCCAATAAATTGAAGCGGTCCTGACTTAGATAAAGGGGCTTTCCACGCCTatatcaattaaatttattagtaaCGTCCgtaacatataatatatttataatccgTATAAACAAAATTACTCACTTGAGATCTCGATCTTCTTCATCGAAATCGTCCAAATACAACGAACCCCAAAGGCAAGCACGTCTGCCACGAATCACTATTATGTATGTCGACGTAACGACAAGAAATATTCCGATTCCTCCCCCACAAGTAATTGTGTGCTAAAATTTTAACCACAATAAATAATAtaggcatacatacatttttttatacaatatcaAAGCAATCTCTTTTACTTACACGAACCGCTTCACAACAGTCATTTTCAGCACAGCATGTTTGTTTAAGACACACAATTGTGCCACATAATAAGCAAATTGAGCTCTCTTTCGGCACTTTATAACAGTTCAGACATGGACGTTCATGGTAATACTAAAAACGCgaaattaacaaatatgtatatatgagtgtTACGTAAGTGTATTCATTTCAAATCATACCGTGAATAATCGCTCATACTCCCGAGGTAATTCGAGAAGTTTTGGTTGTTGCCAAGATCCATGCTGATTTAAGATAACAAGCTCACGCACTGTATCTGTTGGTGGCCGAATATCCATTAATTGCTCACACCAAAATTTAGGCAACGTTTGCTCAGTGCCAGATATGAAGCATAAACCTTTCGAAGCATTAAAGCAGTCCCAGTCCATTGAATCTGTAACTAGTTCTAAGTAATAAACAAGACGCACGAACTCCAATCCTGGTGCGGTTATTTCGGGCATATCATGTCTATATAAATGTTGCCGTAACAATGCTGCTATGCGTAAAAATGGCAAGCATAGTGTTTGTAATTGAGCTTCCATGGACTTGAGATTTACTTCGACATCAGATTTCGAAATGTTCGCATCATCGTTACCACCTCTATTATTCGATGAATATCCAAGACCAGAAAATGCATAGAATCCCGCGCAATTCGCCTttgccgcagcagcagcagccgttGACGTACTTGGTATGCTTTCTCGACGCAAATGTGACATACGATTTGTGTTATTCAATACCAACGCCATAGCACGTCCCAAATACGGTATATTCGATGAGGTAGTACCACTTGTACGGGAAGAATTTCGTCGGCTGATGGTATCATCATCATCCATGGAAGGagatttgttaaatttcgaTATTATATATTCGCATTCTAAATCTGTGAGTGTAACACATAGTTGAACTACTATTTGGTAGTACAATAAATTGTACATAACCTTAACCATGCAAGTGAAGAAATCTGTAAAtaatcaaacaaatttattaaactttaattaaaaattatcctTACAATTATTAAATGTGATCTTTGcgatttattatatattttaccttGGTCTAAATGTAGAGGAgctaacaaaataaatttcaacagcAACGCTATGGGGTCGGCCAAAAGGCTAGGTATCAGTTCGAGGCAATGCGAAGGTACTGGAGCCGAATCGCTTACCGGTAAACCAGCAAGTGATGCCCAAGATCGCCAAAGTGGCCATTCCACCAACACACGAACGTGTACAGATAACACATGCAGTAAAGGAACTATGCAGTCGCGCTTCGGTTTGTAGCGTGTTGAATTTGTTGTGCATAGAGAACCCCCGCGCTGTATAATTTCCGACTCTAAATTCGTACGAGCAATTGATGTCACGAAGACGAATAGACTGCGTAATGTTGGCGGTACACGCTTCATTTTACGATGAGTAATATTTGTCATATCCTCCATTGCGCGACCCATGGCCTCCGATAGTTTTGTTGACGTCTGCTAAAGCATGACACGACAAAAGaagaatatataaacatataagaATAAAGAATATTATACTCTTCGAATATATTTACCGTTGGTCGCACATTTTCTTTGATCAAATTGGTCAATTCAGCTACAAGCTGCTCAAAAGGTTGGGTACCTGATCGTACCATCGGCGTTGGTCTATCCAGTTGGGGACTCAGTGGTAGTACCGAATTAGACAGCTGCCTGCAGACTGGACAATAAAACTCCCCTCGTTCATGCTGATGCTGCCGTTGTGTGGCATACAATGTTTTCAGATAAGCATCAAGGCAACTAAGGTGAACATGATGGCCACACGATTGCACATGTACACCATTTTCGTAGGCCATATTATTGGAGAGATACCAGGATTCTTCCCCAAATTTTAAACTCAATAGATCAGTCCGTCGGTTAAACTCAATTGCTAATCTGGTGGTCTGTTTTAACCGTTCCTCGTCTTCGAGACAAAGTGGTAACGGCAATCGTTCAGCGGTTCGACGTCGATGTCCAACAATGCCGCTAGATTCAACCAATACAACAAGTCCAATGGGATTGGATTCAGTACTGGGTGTTgtgcaattgcaaataatacaaTCATACTCCTTTTCACGGGGCTGCTCTTCGAAAATGTCATCGTCTTCGTCGTCCATGTTGCCCTCCATGGTATGAGCAGCCGTTTGCATGAATTCTTTTTGCTTATTTGCGAAATCTTGCATCATTTTCATTTGCCGCTCCCGTGCGCGCTTACGACGTTCTTCTTTCTCCCTCGTCTCCCGAGCTTTTTGCTCGGCTTGTTTTTCACGTTGATTCGGCCAAAGTGTTGAACGTATCTCGTCAATGCTTTGGGCGCACAACTCATCACGTTGTGCTATTTTACGTATAAGATTGCCAATAAAATAGGGGCCATCACCAATCCGAGAATCGGATACTCGAATTTTCCTATAATTACGAATACGCTTTCTACTCGTGCTACTGTGATTGTGTTTCCGTTGACTAGAATCTAGGTTAAGATTAGAAGCGGCAGCAGAAGTGCTGGCTTCCAAGCAGTCTATATCCATGGCTGAAGGTGAATCTGGTGCGCTATGCGATGGATTACTTGATTCGTCTATCTTTAACAGTCTTTCCTTTTCTAAATGATTGACAGATGTTGCTTTTGCTGTTATGTCATTTTCAATATCCACATGCTTAATTCGGTCTTTTGCTATACTTGAGCTTGAGAACTGCATCCTTTCGCCAGTATCTTCTTCCGCTTCTTCATCTTCACCATCGCTTAATGAGAAACTATCCAATGTACCACTAAGCTGTGAATGTAGCTTTAAGAGTAACGAAAGTATGCTTTCCTCGATGGGGACTTCGTCTTTGTTTTGCCCTCCAATCGCATTGTCTACCAACTGGGTAGTTCGTTTGCGTGAAGCCGAATCATAAGTTCGACGTCCACTCAACGTAGGAACTCCCACCACACCACGTATCGTTGCTGTGGGAACTATGCTTCGACTACCGACCGGTACAGCAACCGGTTGTACTCGTTGAAATGGCAATAACATGCTATTAGCATTGTTAGTACTAGGTGaaaacatttcattttgttgttgtggattATGTTGGACTTCCGTAGTTCTTCTTAATCCGCTCGCGGATGTTCCACCAGCGCTAACAGCACTACCTCCACCAGCAGTTACACTGCCACCAGCTAGTAATTGCAATTCCCTTCTTATAGCCACTTCCATTCCACTTTCGGGTAATGTAATAGGTTGTAATGAGAAGCGAAAACCTACAGATGGTGAGGCACCTTCAATAGCATCATCGGCATCTCGCAACGTATCATCATCCTGGCTATCTTGTCTGATTACTAAGCCTTGTTCTGGTACTACTGAAAGATCTGGTGGCAAGGCCACTTCCATATTTTGCATTCGCACCATTGCAGTCGACGTGCCACTAGCCACACTTACACTCATTGAATCATCATCTAAGTCATCATCACTGCCACCAATCATGGGCAAAGCAGTCGCAGTATCGCTTTCTACATCATAATCTAAATCTCCGTAAAATTGATTAGAACGGTAACTTGCTGGCGATACCTGTGGCTCGTGAGACTTTAAAGATAACTTTGAGACGACATAACGTAAATTACATCGTAGATTATCAGTCGGATAGCAGTGGAAAAGTTTTGGTGGATCACGTCTCAAAGAAAATGGGTAGCCATGTTTGTTTTTTGGTTCACATTCCACAACGGCAGCCTTGTCATTGTCAGTaccattagtgtcgttactctTCTCAACAGCAAtttctaacagaaatattgCTAACGCTAGCAAGTGCTCAGATACGTCCCGCGAATGCACTGCCCGAAATAAAATTGATAGTATAGTGGAGTGAAACACACGAGAATTAAGAATACAACATGGATCACTAAAAGCTACGCCCACTTTCCTTGGTAGTCGAAACGGTGGCCACAAATTACCACTAGCCGGCATCTTATTCTTACTTTTAACATAGTTTGTAAAACGATCGAGAGACGATTGAAAATCCCGCCGATGTACTGCTCGCAAAAGTACATGTAAGGGGTCATAGTGCTGTTCCCACACATCATCAATCGGGGTAAAAAGACCCTGTTCCAAATTTTCCGAACCGGAAGAAGGAGCCTTGTAAACAGACAGCTTTTTCAGaaagttttcaaagtttttCGTATGTACATTGCCAGATCGCTCCGGCATCAATTCTAACAATTGCGAATGTGTCTTATTCTCAGTAGCGAGTAATGCACTTATCTCAATGATACACTGTGTAGCCTCGTCATTACCGAGATTCGTACGACTAGTTACAAGCGTTgctaaaaaagttaagaatCCCTCAAGCATTGAGCACTGCTCCAACTTTTGCGGCTGTTTTAATGGTGCAAACTCTAACCACTGACCTACACCGAAAAGTTCAATTGTGTTCTGCAAAAAGAAGTATTGTGGCAAATTCGTTGTACATATTTGCAGAAAGAATAGGTCCATGTCCGCCATAGAATTGCAAAAATTCGCCTGTATATAGGTCATGGCTTGACCTTTGATTTGTAGTCCATTACGCACCCATTTCCCAGCCAGTATCTCATAAAAGAAACTCTGTAAGAATATATCGAACAAGCTTTTTACTACATACAATTAAAACgtatatacatttgtttaaaactataacatgttttcttataATAGTGCCACCAGTGGAAAACACACAGTATATGCAAATGAAATATCATTAAATAAACTTTTGCTTTTCTTCGCTTCGCTTCAGACATTTGCTTTGACAAGTAAATTCGATGTATACTTTGTATAAGTTCGTTCACATCAAGGCGAAGCAAAGCAAAGCGAAGCAAAATGTTCGGCTACTCATCATTTTACACTTTGCCAACCTACAGTCGCTATTTTTATTAGAGAAAAGCACGGAAGGCAAAGCGTTcctgaatttgttttttttttttttactttgataactaaaaatttaaacatattcgatgttataacaataatttaCGACGGCACGGCAATACTTGCTAATATCATTCAGAAACATCCTTTTATTTCCAATCATTCTTATAATTTGTACGAAATACTTATCCATTAACTGTTATGTTATTAAAACGTTTGaaacaattaataattatgagttttttagtatgaataaaatgGTTTTTCCCCTGATTCATTTGAAAGTTAACAGTGCGGAGTAGGAGTGATGTTAACAGCGAGAGTGTACCATTAAAGAGCTAGCAACACTCACAATTACTCTTGCCCATGAGCGAGTTTTCCACACTCTGGTTTAGTCAACGAATTTATTTATTCGTATAATGGCCTCTGACTAGTGCTGAAGTGTTGACGCGGCGACTGGTGTGTGTGAAGTATCTCTTTGAATATACGCGTTTAAGTAGAGTACCTATGTTGTTAGTTTAGTATTGTGACACTTTTATTAAACGCGGTTACCTCCACTATTTTAATAagatgttttgaagattttaatttattgcaataaaaaatatataacaaaaaataaattacattcaaATAACTACAATTAccgcaattataaaaaaattcaatgtggCTGTTCGGCAGAAACTTGTCTGGGCTTGtggtaatttttttcatcttcTTCGCCACACCGCCACCAGCCGCTGCCGTTATAGAGGATGTGCTTGACGTTATTCACGTGGTGAAGGAAGTTACTGTAGGAATCTTAAAGGCTTGGGACATTGTACAACAATCCCCAATCGCCCAAAACATTGAGTTTCCTTTAATGCGTGAGAAACAACGTAAAGTTTTGCAGCGTTTAAAAGAAATGAGTCGTCAAATAGATCAAACAGAACAAAaggtttgtacatacatacatacatacgtaaatacatacatatgtaggtgcagATAAGTATCTCTCAGTAGACAACTATAAACATTATCTTCTGTAGTATGCTCAAAACGTTGCACTGGCAGTTGAATCCTTGACAGAATTCATCAATCAAAATTTGCCACTTATGTCTAAAATGAACGACATTCAGGATACGATAAATCGAATTTCTTCTCGTTTCCAACAAATGCAAAAGTATGAAGCCCATCAAGATAAACTGGAGGCAAGCACTCTAGTAGCTTTCGCTGAATGGACTGTATCGCCCAATGCACACTCGGTGCATCATTTAATGGACCGTTTACATTTAATACTATTCGGTCCGGAGGAAAAGGAGAACACAACCATGAATGTTTTGTCCTTACTAGCAAAAACTTATGAGGTAAGAATTTAAGATTGCAGCCGGTAtgttctaataaaaatatattcatatcaGTAGTATTTTCTTTTACCGGAACTTAATTACAAAATGTCGCAAATAACTCTCAGTAAATTGcttgttacttttttattttgaagctATACTGATATGCTATAAATCTAGCAAAATGTTTCTTATAAATCGGTAATGACAAAGTCAACTGGCAACACGCATATGTGAATATGCATGTATCAAAAACGAAATCGCCAATGGGCACTGCAAAAGAAGTGTCAGTGAAATCTGAGAAGCTCGCCAACAAAGCATAAACAAATAACAAGCAGTTCTATGACTCACTCAGCAATTTATTCactgttaaataataaaaagaatgaTAAATGGATAGACTGTGAGCAAACCGAGCATTCAAAACCAagtgaataaatttaaattaattcaaaagcGAATAAGCGATTAAATAATGTACATTTTTTCCTCCATTAGTAACATGTATTTAAGTCAAAATACTGATTAAGTAATGCTTATTTTGGTAATCCAAAAACATGaaactttcaaaaaacaaaagccCGTAGGAAGAGTTCCGTTTATatacacaaattaaagaaaaccaaTGTTTAAATCTCTAAAGCTGGGTTTGACATCACTAAGCAAGTAAAAGGTAGAAATACTTAAACACAAAGGTACATATTATACGTATGTAAATGTCATATACCTACTATACGTACATTAAAACCTAATGCTCATGTGCTTGCAGTCACAAAAGCAATCCTCTCCCCACCCAAAActaaaacaatgaaataataaacacacacattaCTGCTGAGAGTAAATAAACAAGACGCATAGGTAGAGACTCTCTTTGTTATAGTGTCATATTGTTTATTGATGCGAAGGTTGCGCTGCCATTTGCCGACTTTTATAAAAATCTGAGTACGAACAGAAGAGTGTTTTCATGCTCCGTCTATGAACTCTCAGTTGGTTTTTTTACCTCTCATCACAATGAATTTTAGACTGCAGTCATTCTGTTTTACTTTAGCTTTGTAAATTGAATAAAACAGACTGGATCTTGGTACGGCGcaataacacaaaaattttaaatcttcaatttaaaacaaaataagcaaaatatttcttttacaatacaaataaaaaaatattactaagtGTTATTCGAGTTCAGTTTCGACATGTCAATTGGATACGGTTCGCTATTGTCgtgaaataagtaaaatataagattttaacCGTAGAACAAAAGCTCTGAACAATgtttaaagtttataatatgTGATGATGGtgaacaaaaatgtgataaacCAGCGATAAACGTCTAAATATCGGAGTGAATTCACATACAGACAAAGAATAAATAAACGTCAAACGAGACTATTTGTCGTCATAAAGAAAGAACAACAAGTACATAGTTGTGAAAAATCAGGATGGAAACAAAACCAAGAGGCAAATAAGCAAAcgttatatttaataaaagaagaaaaatcaatatttaacaACACAAACACTATTTAATTTCAAGTCTACAAAAggttttactatatttttataggaacaatttaagagttttaaaaaacattgtCAATATTACACACAAACATAGGCTCCCAATATTAAACTGataatgttttataatttttctgggGTCAACAAAGATAACAAACCAAAAACGAAAgtactataataataataaacttgaGCAAacattgaataataaatataaagaggGAACGAAACGCAATGTCGACCCTTTGCAACTTTTATCTCACCCTTACGGTGATTGGATTAATCTTAACAAAGGCCGTATTCTCGGAGGCAAGGGTAGAGGTACCGGAGTTGCAAGTCGACGCAATACGCTACGAATATATCGCCCTTCAGAAATCACTTTGGCTTTATTTGGATAAAGAGGGTACCAGCAAAAGTTCTGAATTTCGAAAAGTTTATGATTCGCATCGAAAATTTGTTAACGATAATTTCCAAAGCAATTTCGAAGTGGGAAGATATGATATACTAAATCACTATGAATGGAGTCTATTGGAACGCGACCTTCTACAAATCGACAGGATGTTTGATTACTATCAGGTgcgaaacacatacatacatacatccgaATGGAATAGatcaatt contains:
- the LOC126758109 gene encoding E3 ubiquitin-protein ligase Ubr3; protein product: MWSIISHLQDGTHAHLAKKIITYCVNTLHEWLDAIYFLEPKLSPDEMMQASFHFPLHRYLAAFLCQAVTKMGMSLSEVLPTRSYILPLLMIHPLRVQSFFYEILAGKWVRNGLQIKGQAMTYIQANFCNSMADMDLFFLQICTTNLPQYFFLQNTIELFGVGQWLEFAPLKQPQKLEQCSMLEGFLTFLATLVTSRTNLGNDEATQCIIEISALLATENKTHSQLLELMPERSGNVHTKNFENFLKKLSVYKAPSSGSENLEQGLFTPIDDVWEQHYDPLHVLLRAVHRRDFQSSLDRFTNYVKSKNKMPASGNLWPPFRLPRKVGVAFSDPCCILNSRVFHSTILSILFRAVHSRDVSEHLLALAIFLLEIAVEKSNDTNGTDNDKAAVVECEPKNKHGYPFSLRRDPPKLFHCYPTDNLRCNLRYVVSKLSLKSHEPQVSPASYRSNQFYGDLDYDVESDTATALPMIGGSDDDLDDDSMSVSVASGTSTAMVRMQNMEVALPPDLSVVPEQGLVIRQDSQDDDTLRDADDAIEGASPSVGFRFSLQPITLPESGMEVAIRRELQLLAGGSVTAGGGSAVSAGGTSASGLRRTTEVQHNPQQQNEMFSPSTNNANSMLLPFQRVQPVAVPVGSRSIVPTATIRGVVGVPTLSGRRTYDSASRKRTTQLVDNAIGGQNKDEVPIEESILSLLLKLHSQLSGTLDSFSLSDGEDEEAEEDTGERMQFSSSSIAKDRIKHVDIENDITAKATSVNHLEKERLLKIDESSNPSHSAPDSPSAMDIDCLEASTSAAASNLNLDSSQRKHNHSSTSRKRIRNYRKIRVSDSRIGDGPYFIGNLIRKIAQRDELCAQSIDEIRSTLWPNQREKQAEQKARETREKEERRKRARERQMKMMQDFANKQKEFMQTAAHTMEGNMDDEDDDIFEEQPREKEYDCIICNCTTPSTESNPIGLVVLVESSGIVGHRRRTAERLPLPLCLEDEERLKQTTRLAIEFNRRTDLLSLKFGEESWYLSNNMAYENGVHVQSCGHHVHLSCLDAYLKTLYATQRQHQHERGEFYCPVCRQLSNSVLPLSPQLDRPTPMVRSGTQPFEQLVAELTNLIKENVRPTQTSTKLSEAMGRAMEDMTNITHRKMKRVPPTLRSLFVFVTSIARTNLESEIIQRGGSLCTTNSTRYKPKRDCIVPLLHVLSVHVRVLVEWPLWRSWASLAGLPVSDSAPVPSHCLELIPSLLADPIALLLKFILLAPLHLDQDFFTCMVKVMYNLLYYQIVVQLCVTLTDLECEYIISKFNKSPSMDDDDTISRRNSSRTSGTTSSNIPYLGRAMALVLNNTNRMSHLRRESIPSTSTAAAAAAKANCAGFYAFSGLGYSSNNRGGNDDANISKSDVEVNLKSMEAQLQTLCLPFLRIAALLRQHLYRHDMPEITAPGLEFVRLVYYLELVTDSMDWDCFNASKGLCFISGTEQTLPKFWCEQLMDIRPPTDTVRELVILNQHGSWQQPKLLELPREYERLFTYYHERPCLNCYKVPKESSICLLCGTIVCLKQTCCAENDCCEAVRHTITCGGGIGIFLVVTSTYIIVIRGRRACLWGSLYLDDFDEEDRDLKRGKPLYLSQDRFNLLESQWLSHKFAHTKHTWVFHRDLL